In a genomic window of Pseudomonas putida:
- a CDS encoding L-serine ammonia-lyase, with the protein MSLSVFDLFKIGIGPSSSHTVGPMRAAARFVEGLRREGLLTATTSVKVELYGSLGATGKGHGSDKAVLLGLEGEHPDTVDTETVAARLQEIRGSGRLNLLGEHSIAFNEKEHLAMIRKPLAYHPNGMIFRAFDAAGLQIRSREYYSVGGGFVVDEDAAGADRIVEDATPLTFPFKNAKELLGHCATYGLSISQVMLTNESAWRPEAETRAGLLRIWQVMQDCVAAGCRNEGILPGGLKVKRRATALYQQLCKNPESSLRDPLSVLDWVNLYALAVNEENANGGRVVTAPTNGAAGIIPAVLHYYMRFIPTANEDGVVRFLLTAAAIGILYKENASISGAEVGCQGEVGVACSMAAGALCEVLGGTVQQVENAAEIGMEHNLGLTCDPIGGLVQVPCIERNAMGSVKAINAVRMAMRGDGHHFVSLDKVIRTMRQTGADMKSKYKETARGGLAVNIIEC; encoded by the coding sequence ATGTCGCTTAGCGTGTTCGACCTGTTCAAGATTGGCATCGGCCCCTCCAGTTCCCACACCGTCGGCCCGATGCGCGCAGCCGCGCGTTTCGTCGAGGGCTTGCGTCGTGAAGGACTGCTGACGGCAACCACCAGCGTCAAGGTCGAGCTCTACGGCTCGCTCGGTGCGACCGGCAAGGGTCACGGCAGCGACAAGGCCGTGTTGCTCGGCCTGGAAGGCGAACACCCGGATACCGTGGACACCGAAACCGTCGCCGCCCGCCTGCAGGAAATCCGTGGCAGCGGACGCTTGAACCTGCTCGGCGAACACAGCATTGCGTTCAACGAGAAAGAACACCTGGCGATGATTCGCAAACCGTTGGCCTATCACCCCAACGGCATGATTTTTCGCGCCTTCGACGCTGCGGGCCTGCAAATCCGCAGTCGTGAGTACTACTCGGTCGGCGGCGGTTTTGTCGTCGATGAAGACGCCGCCGGCGCCGATCGCATCGTCGAAGACGCCACCCCGCTGACCTTTCCCTTTAAAAACGCCAAGGAACTGCTCGGTCACTGTGCCACCTACGGTCTGTCCATCAGCCAGGTGATGCTGACCAACGAAAGCGCCTGGCGCCCGGAAGCGGAAACCCGCGCCGGTCTGCTGAGGATCTGGCAGGTCATGCAGGATTGCGTTGCTGCCGGTTGCCGTAATGAAGGCATCCTGCCCGGTGGCTTGAAGGTCAAGCGCCGGGCGACCGCGCTGTACCAGCAATTGTGCAAGAACCCTGAATCGTCCCTGCGCGACCCGTTGTCGGTGCTCGACTGGGTCAACCTGTACGCCCTGGCGGTGAACGAAGAAAACGCCAATGGCGGGCGCGTCGTCACCGCACCGACCAATGGCGCGGCCGGGATCATTCCGGCGGTGCTGCATTACTACATGCGCTTTATTCCCACGGCGAACGAGGACGGGGTGGTGCGCTTTCTGCTCACCGCTGCGGCCATCGGCATTCTGTACAAGGAAAACGCCTCGATCTCCGGCGCCGAGGTCGGTTGTCAGGGCGAGGTCGGGGTCGCCTGCTCGATGGCGGCCGGTGCGCTGTGCGAGGTGCTTGGCGGCACCGTGCAGCAAGTGGAAAACGCTGCGGAAATCGGCATGGAACACAACCTGGGCCTGACCTGCGACCCGATTGGCGGGCTGGTACAGGTCCCTTGCATCGAGCGCAACGCCATGGGCTCGGTCAAGGCCATCAATGCGGTGCGCATGGCCATGCGCGGTGACGGACATCACTTCGTCTCCCTAGACAAGGTCATCCGCACCATGCGCCAGACCGGCGCCGACATGAAAAGCAAATACAAGGAAACCGCCCGTGGCGGTTTGGCGGTCAACATTATCGAGTGCTGA
- the gcvT gene encoding glycine cleavage system aminomethyltransferase GcvT, with translation MSTEQLLKTPLHALHIELGARMVPFAGYDMPVQYPLGVMKEHQHTRDQAGLFDVSHMGQIRLTGANAAKALETLVPVDIIDLPVGMQRYAMFTNETGGILDDLMVANLGNDELFLVVNAACKDQDLAHLRKHIGEQCTIEPLFEERALLALQGPAAVTVLARLAPEVAKMTFMQFARVKLLGVDCFVSRSGYTGEDGFEISVPAANAEALARALLAEPEVEAIGLGARDSLRLEAGLCLYGHDMNTETSPIEASLLWAISKPRRADGARAGGFPGAENVFAQQQGGVRRKRVGLLPQERTPVREGAEIVNEAGEIIGSVCSGGFGPTLGGPLAMGYLDNAYIAIDTPVWAIVRGKKVPLLVSKMPFVPQRYYRG, from the coding sequence ATGTCCACCGAACAACTGTTGAAAACTCCATTGCACGCCCTGCACATCGAACTGGGCGCGCGCATGGTGCCCTTCGCCGGCTACGACATGCCCGTGCAATATCCGCTGGGCGTGATGAAAGAACACCAGCACACCCGCGACCAGGCCGGTTTGTTCGATGTTTCGCACATGGGCCAGATCCGCCTGACCGGCGCCAATGCCGCCAAGGCTCTGGAAACCCTGGTGCCAGTGGACATCATCGATTTGCCGGTGGGCATGCAGCGCTACGCGATGTTCACCAACGAAACCGGTGGCATCCTCGACGACCTGATGGTCGCCAACCTGGGCAACGACGAGTTGTTCCTGGTGGTCAACGCCGCCTGCAAGGATCAGGACCTGGCGCACCTGCGCAAGCACATCGGCGAGCAGTGCACGATCGAGCCATTGTTCGAAGAGCGCGCACTGCTGGCGCTGCAAGGTCCGGCGGCGGTCACTGTACTGGCGCGATTGGCACCGGAAGTGGCGAAGATGACCTTCATGCAATTTGCCCGCGTGAAATTGCTGGGCGTGGACTGTTTTGTCAGCCGTTCGGGATACACAGGCGAGGATGGTTTCGAAATTTCCGTACCGGCTGCCAACGCCGAAGCCCTGGCTCGCGCGCTGCTGGCTGAACCGGAAGTCGAGGCCATTGGCCTGGGTGCACGCGATTCCCTGCGCCTGGAAGCCGGCCTGTGTCTGTATGGCCACGATATGAACACCGAAACCAGCCCGATCGAAGCCAGCCTGTTGTGGGCCATCTCCAAGCCACGTCGTGCCGATGGCGCGCGGGCCGGTGGTTTCCCGGGTGCTGAAAACGTATTCGCTCAACAACAGGGCGGGGTCCGCCGCAAGCGTGTCGGCCTGCTGCCACAGGAACGTACCCCGGTGCGCGAAGGCGCAGAGATCGTCAATGAAGCGGGCGAGATCATCGGCAGCGTCTGCAGCGGCGGTTTCGGGCCGACGCTGGGAGGTCCTTTGGCGATGGGTTATCTCGATAACGCTTATATCGCTATCGATACACCGGTATGGGCAATTGTTCGTGGGAAAAAGGTTCCTTTGCTTGTAAGCAAAATGCCATTTGTTCCACAACGCTACTATCGTGGCTGA
- the gcvP gene encoding aminomethyl-transferring glycine dehydrogenase: MTQPSLTTANEFIARHIGPRAGDEQAMLNSLGFDSLEALSASVIPDSIKGTSVLGLEDGLSEADALALIKSIAGKNQLFKTYIGQGYYGTHTPSPILRNLLENPAWYTAYTPYQPEISQGRLEALLNFQTLISDLTGLPIANASLLDEATAAAEAMTFCKRLSKNKGSHLFFASVHCHPQTLDVLRTRAEPLGIEVVVGDERELTDVSAFFGALLQYPASNGDVFDYRELTERFHAANALVAVAADLLALTLLTAPGEFGADVAIGSAQRFGVPLGFGGPHAAYFSTKDAFKRDMPGRLVGVSVDRFGKPALRLAMQTREQHIRREKATSNICTAQVLLANIASMYAVYHGPKGLTQIANRVHHLTAILAKGLSSLGLQVEQASFFDTLTVKTGANTAALHDKAHAQKINLRVVDAERLGLSLDETSTQDDVETLWSLLADGKALPDFAALAASVQATIPAALVRQSPILSHPVFNRYHSETELMRYLRKLADKDLALDRTMIPLGSCTMKLNAASEMIPVTWAEFGALHPFAPAEQSAGYQQLTDELEAMLCAATGYDSISLQPNAGSQGEYAGLLAIRAYHQSRGEDRRDICLIPSSAHGTNPATAQMAGMRVVVTACDARGNVDIEDLRAKAIEHREHLAALMITYPSTHGVFEEGIREICGIIHDNGGQVYIDGANMNAMVGLCAPGKFGGDVSHLNLHKTFCIPHGGGGPGVGPIGVKSHLAPFLPGHAHMENKKGAVCAAPFGSASILPITWMYIRMMGGAGLKRASQLAILNANYISRRLEEHYPVLYTGSNGLVAHECILDLRPLKDSSGISVDDVAKRLIDFGFHAPTMSFPVAGTLMIEPTESESREELDRFCDAMIRIREEIRAVENGTLDKDDNPLKNAPHTAAELVGEWSHPYSREQAVYPVASLIEAKYWPPVGRVDNVFGDRNLVCACPSIESYA, from the coding sequence ATGACTCAACCAAGCCTGACCACCGCCAACGAATTCATCGCCCGTCACATCGGCCCGCGCGCCGGTGACGAGCAAGCCATGCTCAACAGCCTCGGCTTCGATTCCCTGGAAGCCTTGAGCGCCAGCGTGATTCCTGACTCCATCAAGGGCACCAGCGTGCTCGGCCTGGAAGACGGCCTGAGCGAAGCCGACGCCCTGGCGTTGATCAAGTCCATCGCCGGCAAGAACCAGCTGTTCAAGACCTACATCGGCCAGGGCTACTACGGTACCCATACACCGTCGCCGATCCTGCGCAACCTGCTGGAAAACCCGGCCTGGTACACCGCCTACACCCCGTACCAGCCGGAAATCTCCCAGGGCCGCCTCGAAGCGCTGCTGAACTTCCAGACCCTGATCAGCGACCTCACCGGCCTGCCGATCGCCAACGCCTCGTTGCTCGACGAAGCCACCGCCGCCGCCGAAGCCATGACCTTCTGCAAGCGCCTGAGCAAGAACAAGGGCAGCCACCTGTTCTTCGCTTCCGTGCATTGCCACCCGCAGACCCTCGACGTGCTGCGCACCCGTGCCGAGCCGCTGGGCATCGAAGTGGTGGTGGGCGACGAGCGTGAGCTGACTGACGTCAGCGCGTTCTTCGGCGCCCTGCTGCAATACCCGGCGAGCAACGGTGATGTCTTCGATTACCGCGAGCTGACCGAACGCTTCCACGCCGCCAACGCCCTGGTGGCCGTGGCCGCCGACCTGCTGGCCCTGACCCTGCTGACCGCGCCGGGCGAATTCGGCGCCGACGTGGCCATCGGCAGCGCGCAGCGTTTCGGCGTGCCGCTGGGCTTCGGTGGCCCGCACGCCGCTTACTTCTCCACCAAGGATGCGTTCAAGCGCGACATGCCGGGCCGTCTGGTCGGCGTGTCCGTAGATCGTTTCGGCAAGCCGGCCCTGCGCCTGGCGATGCAGACCCGCGAGCAGCACATCCGTCGCGAGAAGGCCACTTCGAACATCTGCACCGCGCAAGTGCTGCTGGCCAACATCGCCAGCATGTACGCGGTGTACCACGGCCCGAAAGGCCTGACGCAGATCGCAAACCGTGTGCATCACCTGACGGCGATTCTGGCCAAGGGCCTGAGCAGCCTCGGTCTGCAGGTTGAACAGGCCAGCTTCTTCGACACCCTGACCGTGAAAACCGGTGCGAACACCGCCGCCCTGCACGACAAGGCCCATGCACAGAAGATCAACCTGCGCGTGGTGGACGCCGAACGTCTGGGCCTGTCCCTCGACGAAACCAGCACCCAGGACGACGTCGAAACCCTGTGGTCCCTGCTGGCCGACGGCAAGGCGCTGCCGGACTTCGCCGCCCTCGCCGCCTCCGTGCAAGCCACGATCCCGGCCGCGCTGGTACGCCAGTCGCCAATCCTCAGCCACCCGGTGTTCAACCGCTACCACTCGGAAACCGAGCTGATGCGCTACCTGCGCAAGCTGGCGGACAAGGACCTGGCACTGGACCGCACCATGATCCCGCTGGGCTCGTGCACCATGAAACTCAACGCCGCCAGCGAAATGATCCCGGTAACCTGGGCCGAGTTCGGCGCCCTGCACCCGTTCGCCCCGGCCGAGCAAAGCGCCGGCTACCAGCAACTGACCGATGAACTGGAAGCGATGCTCTGCGCCGCCACCGGTTACGACTCGATCTCGCTGCAACCGAACGCCGGTTCGCAAGGTGAATACGCCGGCCTGCTGGCGATCCGCGCCTACCACCAGAGCCGTGGCGAAGACCGTCGCGACATCTGCCTGATCCCGTCGTCAGCCCACGGCACCAACCCGGCCACCGCACAGATGGCCGGCATGCGCGTGGTCGTCACCGCCTGCGATGCCCGCGGCAACGTCGACATCGAAGACCTGCGCGCCAAGGCCATCGAGCACCGCGAACACCTCGCCGCGCTGATGATTACCTACCCGTCTACCCACGGTGTGTTCGAAGAAGGCATCCGCGAAATCTGCGGCATCATTCACGACAACGGCGGCCAGGTGTACATCGACGGCGCCAACATGAATGCCATGGTCGGCCTGTGCGCACCGGGCAAGTTCGGCGGCGATGTTTCGCACCTGAACCTGCACAAGACCTTCTGCATTCCTCATGGCGGTGGCGGCCCGGGCGTTGGTCCGATCGGCGTGAAATCGCACCTGGCGCCGTTCCTGCCGGGCCACGCGCACATGGAGAACAAGAAAGGCGCGGTCTGCGCCGCGCCGTTCGGCAGCGCGAGCATTCTGCCGATCACCTGGATGTACATTCGCATGATGGGTGGCGCCGGTCTGAAACGCGCCTCGCAGCTGGCGATCCTCAACGCCAACTACATTTCCCGTCGCCTGGAAGAGCACTATCCAGTGCTGTACACCGGCAGCAACGGCCTGGTGGCGCACGAGTGCATTCTCGACCTGCGTCCGCTCAAGGACAGCAGCGGCATCAGCGTCGATGACGTGGCCAAGCGCCTGATCGACTTCGGTTTCCACGCCCCGACCATGTCGTTCCCGGTGGCCGGCACCTTGATGATCGAGCCGACCGAAAGCGAATCCAGGGAAGAACTGGACCGCTTCTGCGACGCCATGATCCGCATCCGCGAAGAAATCCGCGCGGTGGAAAACGGCACCCTGGACAAGGACGACAACCCGCTGAAGAACGCCCCGCACACCGCGGCGGAACTGGTCGGCGAGTGGTCGCACCCGTACAGCCGCGAGCAGGCGGTGTATCCGGTTGCTTCGCTGATCGAAGCCAAGTACTGGCCGCCGGTCGGTCGCGTCGACAACGTGTTTGGCGACCGCAACCTGGTTTGCGCTTGCCCGTCGATCGAAAGCTACGCTTAA
- a CDS encoding DNA-3-methyladenine glycosylase family protein → MKLSLKFQPPFDWPAMLGFLSARAIAGMEEVVDGAYSRSIGLNGVHGTLSIRPEAVDSLELSLDFPDPTAVPEIVARVRRMFDLDADLGTIHRQLANDPLLARLIAERPGLRVPGAWDGLELAIRAVLGQQITVVAAIKLAGKLVARYGTPLALPRGGLTHVFPEAEVLAAADLATLGMPKSRGRTLSGVAQALLDDPLLFEPGRGGGVARLLALYGIGDWTAQYVALRQLRELDGFPNGDVGLINALAALEGEAVTARQLLARAEAWRPYRGYAAQLLWTSLSRSD, encoded by the coding sequence ATGAAGCTGTCGCTGAAATTTCAACCACCCTTTGACTGGCCCGCCATGCTCGGTTTCCTGTCGGCGCGGGCGATTGCCGGCATGGAAGAGGTGGTGGACGGTGCTTACTCGCGCAGCATCGGTTTGAACGGTGTCCACGGAACCCTGTCGATCAGGCCTGAGGCGGTGGATTCGCTGGAGCTGTCGCTGGATTTTCCCGACCCGACGGCCGTGCCCGAGATCGTCGCGCGAGTAAGGCGAATGTTCGATCTGGATGCCGACCTGGGCACCATCCATCGACAGTTGGCGAATGATCCGCTGCTGGCGCGCTTGATCGCCGAGCGTCCGGGGCTGCGGGTTCCTGGGGCATGGGACGGGCTGGAACTGGCGATTCGTGCGGTGCTGGGGCAGCAGATCACGGTGGTGGCGGCGATCAAGCTGGCCGGGAAACTGGTGGCCCGCTACGGCACGCCGCTGGCCTTGCCACGTGGTGGCCTGACGCACGTGTTTCCCGAGGCCGAGGTACTGGCGGCGGCGGACCTGGCGACATTGGGCATGCCGAAAAGCCGTGGCCGAACCTTGTCCGGCGTGGCCCAGGCGCTGCTGGATGATCCGTTGCTGTTCGAGCCGGGCCGTGGAGGAGGCGTGGCGCGGTTGCTGGCGTTGTACGGCATTGGCGACTGGACCGCGCAGTACGTTGCCCTGCGGCAGTTGCGCGAGCTGGATGGGTTTCCGAACGGGGATGTGGGGTTGATCAATGCGTTGGCGGCGCTTGAGGGCGAGGCGGTGACGGCGCGTCAGTTGTTGGCGCGGGCTGAAGCGTGGCGGCCGTATCGGGGGTATGCGGCGCAGTTGCTCTGGACGTCGTTGAGTCGTAGCGACTGA
- a CDS encoding cold-shock protein: MSQRQSGTVKWFNDEKGFGFITPESGPDLFVHFRAIQGNGFKSLKEGQKVTFIAVQGQKGMQADEVQAEA; the protein is encoded by the coding sequence ATGTCCCAACGTCAGAGCGGTACCGTCAAGTGGTTTAACGACGAGAAAGGTTTTGGTTTTATCACTCCAGAAAGCGGTCCGGATCTGTTCGTGCATTTCCGCGCTATTCAGGGCAACGGCTTCAAGAGCCTGAAAGAAGGCCAGAAAGTGACTTTCATCGCCGTGCAAGGCCAGAAAGGCATGCAGGCTGACGAAGTACAAGCAGAAGCCTAA
- the gcvH gene encoding glycine cleavage system protein GcvH, with amino-acid sequence MSELRFTEDHEWLRTEADGTVTVGITAFAQNALGDVVFVQLPELQSYDKGAEAATVESVKAASGVYMPLDGEVLEVNPALDNAPELVNEDPLGEGWFFRFQPTDADAVAKLLDQDAYDRLIKAQAEA; translated from the coding sequence ATGAGCGAGTTGCGTTTTACTGAAGATCACGAATGGCTGCGTACCGAAGCTGACGGCACTGTCACCGTCGGCATCACCGCTTTCGCCCAGAACGCCTTGGGCGACGTGGTTTTCGTACAACTGCCTGAGCTGCAGTCCTACGACAAAGGCGCTGAAGCCGCCACCGTGGAATCGGTAAAAGCCGCCAGCGGCGTGTACATGCCGCTGGACGGTGAAGTGCTGGAAGTGAACCCGGCGCTGGACAACGCTCCGGAACTGGTCAACGAAGATCCGCTGGGCGAAGGCTGGTTCTTCCGCTTCCAGCCAACCGACGCCGATGCTGTCGCCAAACTGCTGGATCAGGACGCGTACGACCGTCTGATCAAAGCCCAAGCCGAAGCCTGA
- a CDS encoding sigma-54-dependent transcriptional regulator translates to MRIHVSFIDRVGITQEVLALLGGRNLNLDAVEMVPPNVYIDAPTLSPDVLEELRDALLSVRGVQAMTVVDILPGQRRHLQLDALLAAMTDPVLALDSAGKVLLANPALIALYGREPAGESIADLFADPALLDALLEHGFRLPLREITVNGQTLLLDATPITDAGALLTLYQPNRIGERLSALHHDHAEGFDALLGDSPVIRTLKVRAQRVAALDAPLLIQGETGTGKELVARACHAISARHNSPFLALNCAALPENLAESELFGYAPGAFTGAQRGGKPGLMELANQGTVFLDEIGEMSPYLQAKLLRFLNDGSFRRVGGDREVKVNVRILSATHRDLEKMVSEGLFREDLFYRLNVLNVEVPPLRERGQDILLLARYFMQQACAQIQRPVCRLAPGTYPALLGNRWPGNVRQLQNVIFRAAAICESSLVDIGDLDIAGTSVARQSDHEVDSLEQAMDEFEKTLLEKLYVSYPSTRQLANRLQTSHTAIAHRLRKYGIPNKA, encoded by the coding sequence ATGCGTATCCACGTCAGCTTCATCGACCGCGTCGGTATTACCCAGGAAGTCCTGGCTTTACTCGGTGGACGCAATCTCAATCTGGATGCGGTGGAAATGGTGCCGCCCAACGTCTACATCGACGCCCCGACCCTGAGCCCGGACGTGCTCGAAGAGCTGCGCGATGCCTTGCTCAGCGTGCGCGGCGTGCAGGCGATGACGGTGGTCGACATCCTGCCAGGCCAGCGTCGGCACTTGCAGCTAGACGCCTTGCTCGCGGCCATGACCGATCCTGTGCTGGCTTTGGACAGCGCCGGCAAGGTGCTGCTGGCCAACCCCGCGCTGATTGCCCTGTACGGTCGCGAACCAGCCGGTGAAAGCATTGCCGATCTGTTCGCCGATCCGGCCTTGCTCGATGCCTTGCTGGAGCACGGATTTCGCTTGCCGCTACGGGAAATCACCGTCAACGGCCAGACACTGCTGCTGGACGCCACGCCCATCACCGACGCCGGTGCCCTGCTGACCCTGTATCAACCGAACCGCATCGGCGAACGCCTGTCGGCGCTGCACCACGACCATGCGGAAGGTTTCGATGCACTGCTGGGCGACTCGCCGGTGATTCGCACGCTCAAGGTTCGCGCGCAACGGGTTGCGGCCCTTGATGCGCCGCTGTTGATCCAGGGGGAAACCGGCACCGGCAAGGAACTGGTGGCGCGGGCTTGCCACGCCATCAGTGCCCGGCACAACTCGCCGTTTCTCGCATTGAACTGTGCGGCATTGCCGGAGAACCTCGCCGAAAGCGAACTGTTCGGCTATGCCCCCGGCGCCTTCACCGGTGCGCAGCGCGGTGGCAAGCCCGGCCTGATGGAACTGGCCAACCAGGGCACGGTGTTTCTCGACGAGATTGGCGAGATGTCGCCGTACTTGCAGGCCAAGTTGCTGCGTTTTCTCAACGACGGCAGTTTTCGCCGGGTCGGCGGCGATCGCGAAGTGAAGGTCAACGTGCGCATCCTCAGCGCGACCCACCGCGACCTGGAAAAAATGGTCAGCGAAGGTCTGTTTCGCGAAGACCTGTTCTATCGCCTCAATGTGCTCAACGTCGAAGTCCCGCCACTGCGAGAGCGCGGTCAGGACATTCTGCTGCTGGCCCGCTACTTCATGCAGCAGGCCTGCGCGCAGATCCAGCGCCCGGTCTGTCGTCTGGCGCCGGGCACGTATCCGGCCCTGCTGGGCAACCGCTGGCCGGGCAACGTGCGTCAACTGCAAAACGTGATTTTCCGCGCCGCGGCCATTTGCGAAAGCAGCCTGGTGGACATCGGCGACCTCGACATCGCCGGCACTTCGGTGGCCCGCCAGAGCGACCACGAGGTCGACAGCCTGGAACAGGCGATGGATGAGTTCGAGAAGACCCTGCTGGAAAAGCTTTACGTCAGCTACCCCTCGACCCGGCAACTTGCCAACCGCCTGCAAACCTCCCATACGGCCATTGCCCATCGGTTGCGCAAGTACGGGATTCCCAACAAGGCTTAG